GCGGCCGAGCTGGCCGCTCTGAGAAGCGCCCCCTTACCGCGTCCCTCCGTGCCACCGCCCGCCTGGCCTTTCGTCCCGCCCGGCCGCCAACCTGCCGTGCCACCGCCCGCCTGGCCTTTCGTCCCGCCCGGCCGCCAACCTGCCGTGCCACCGCCCGCCTGGCCTTTCGTCCCGTCCGGCCGCCAACCTGCCGTGCCACCGCCCGCCTGGCCTTTCGTCCCGCCCGGCCGCCAACCTGCCGTGCCACCGCCCGCCTGGCACTTCGACCCGCCCGGCCGCCATCCTGCCGTGCCACCGCCCGCCTGGCCCTCCACCCCTCCTGGCCTCTACCCCGCCAGGTCTCTGCCTTGCCGGGCCTCCCCCCATCGATGCCTAATCAGTCTATCATTCTAACGAACTGCGGGATGCTTATAGACGCAAAAATGGCTACTTTGGCGATTTAATGAACTGTATTGACGCTATCGAGTAGTTTATAGGCGGAATGGTGATCATTTGCTCGGAATAACACCTCGGGAATTCGTTAGTTTTTCGAAATGACCTATTTTGATCAAATAGCTGGTAATGAGTTCGTTATTGCGGATAGCCTCAAGGTTCATTAGACTCCAGGGACAAACCCTTTCTCTCATTGATGGGGAAACACCTGGCAAATGGGCGTGTCTAACCCGGCAAATCATATAAATATATTTATGATAAACCATAAAATACATAATTGGATTTATGAATAGCGTCAAGATACAATACGTTTGAAAGATCATTTCAAACACAGAGGAGAGAATCAAAAAAATGAAAAAAATACTAGTAGTTGTCACTTCTGCCAATCAAATAGATAGTGAAAAATCTACAGGACTGTGGCTTTCGGAATTTGCTGAGCCCTTCATTGAATTTTCCAAACAGGGGTATGAGATAACTGTGGCTAGCCCTTTAGGCGGTAAAACTCCGATTGATAGCAATAGTGTAAGTGCTGATTTGCATCAAGAAATCTTGGATGCCGAGAAGTTTCTTGCAAATACGATCAAAGTGGATGAAGTAAATGCGGAGGATTATGATGTGATTTTCCTGCCAGGCGGCCACGGAACGATGTTTGATCTACCTGATAACGGGAAGCTTCAAACACTGCTGAGAGAATTCTATGAGGCTGGGAAAATTGTCGCTGCGGTTTGCCATGGACCGGCTGGTTTAGTCAATACGAAGCTGTCTGATGGCAAATTCTTGGTGGAAGGCAAACGCATAACGGCCTTTACAGATTCGGAAGAAAAAGCTGCTGGATTGGATAGCTATATGCCATTCCTGCTGGAGTCCAAGCTTCGTCAAGCAGGTTCCAACTTTGTTACGGCGCCAGATTGGAGCGATCACTATGAGGTTGACGGCAATTTAATCACAGGTCAAAATCCTCAATCCACACTTAGCGTAGCCAAAGCGGTTATAGCAAAATTGAACTAACTACGAATTCCAAAACATGCAAAAGAGCTAAGCCTGAATGTAGGCTTGGCTTTTTTTTGTTCACATCATAAGTATGGGAAGATTCATCAAATAACTATGATTCCGTAAAGTAAGAACATCGCCGGCCGCTAGAGAAATTAAAGCCCTGCAATCTGAGCGGTTCCTGGATCATGTGTGATTCAGCGGGAGAGAATACTGTTCGTGTCAAAAATCACATCAGCCTCTACTGGAACGGTTTGAGCGGGGGGAGAGACAGGAAGTATGATCGCCATGTACATTCAAATCCCATTTTTTTGTATGTTTTCAGGCGCTGAGAACGAAAATGCCGACAATTCCAAACAACAAGAATTGTCGGCATCATGTTCCTAAAGAGAATTAGTTTACAACAAATTCGATTACAATTGGAGTCGCTGGATCAAGTGTATCACCACCAGGAATGGTGATCGCCGTGGTAGTAACGGTCGAAGTATCGGCTGTTTGTAACTGTGCATTAATGTAGAGATTATAATACGCTGGAGCTGTTGGAAATGCTGTGGCAGCAGTGCCTGCGTCATTCGTGGTGGCTGTAGCTAGAATATTAAATGCAACACCGACGCCTGTGCCGTCTCCTGCTGTAGCATTGAATCTTCTGGCAGCCATAAAAGGTTTTGTAATTGGCATGTATATCACCTCCCTTCTCCAATCACTATTAGTAGATGCCGGAGATAGAATAATGGGAAGGGCAGCTATGTGATTAGATCGTACATTTTAATAGGATGTTTGAGCAAAAAAATGAATGATTTCGAGAATAATCGGCGTACCAGAAAAAATAGTTTGATTGTTGGCGCGAATAGTCAAGGCGTTTGTATTTAAGCTGTATAAACTGCTTTCTTGCAACATGCCATTGATATAAAGATTGCTATAGCTATTTGGACCTATCACTATAAATGCGGTTATGAATCTTCCTTCATCGTTAGTGAATTCATTAGCTGGAATAGTTACAAGGGATTGCGTATCAGAAATGACCGTATAAAAGTATCTTCGAGCGCTTGGAACAATGATAATTTCAGGGATGATGGAAGGACCTGGGAGGCCAGGAGGGCCTTGTATGCCTTGTGGTCCTTGTATTCCAAGTGCTCCTTGAAGCCCCTGAAGCCCCTGAAGCCCCTGAAGCCCTTGAAGTCCCTGAAGCCCTTCAAGTCCTTGAAGCCCTTGAAGTCCCTGAGGGCCTTGTATGCCTTGAGGAGCAGTTACATTAATGTTTGGTGAAGGACAGGCAACACGTCTATTTTTTTTACAGATGACAATAATTTTCTTGCGTCCCTTTTTTCTTGGCAAAGGGCAAGCCGTAATTGTCTTCTTTTTACAATCTTTTTTGCCATCGGAATTAGATTTTTTACACATATGCTTTCTTGTTAATGGAACCCTTCGGGTTTTTTTACGGGTATTGCGACACAACAAGCGAAACACCTCCTTATCAACAATTTCCGATTTGTTCCTAGCTGTTATGGTTCAGTGTACGTGAGCCGTTTATCTTAGGGATGGACTAATCGTCTGTTACCGTTGGGTCATATCCTATTTTTGGGAAGAATAGGTTGGTGTTAGGGTGACGGTTCCGTCATTAAGGATCTAACAGAGGAGAGAAGCGCCTTTTTAAGTTTGGTAAACAACAACAACATCACATTCTATGATAAAGTAGGATAAATGAATGAAGATGATATCTTCGCAAAAAGGTATCGAATCCATCGACGTCAGATGCTATCGAATGGGAAGTGACCTAATGTGATTCCGCTTCGCTTTAAGGCTCGAAGCCATGCTATGTTGAACAAATATCTTACAGGGGAATCCATTGATTACCGACAGGTGATATCGTTGTTTTTCCCAATTCTTATCGATCAAGCCTTCCTAGTTGGTCTAAGTTTGGTGAACACTGCTATGATCAGTTCGTCGGGTGTGGCGGCAGTCAGCGCAGTGAGTATGGTTGATTCGCTCAATCTCTTGCTGGTTAACGTTTTCGTTGCTTTGGCGACCGGGGGCACAGTGGTGGTGGCACAATACAAGGGCAGCGGGAATGATAAAATGGTTTCCAAGGCGGCAGCAGCTTCGGTAACTACTGTGACTTTACTGGGGCTAATCTTGAGTTTGTTTGTTCTCTTATTTTATCATCCGATTCTGAAGTTTCTTTTCGGTACGGCGGATCCAGAGGTGTTCACCCATGCGGGCACTTATCTGGTAGGAAGCGGCTTATCTTACCTCGGTATTGCCTTCAAGGAAGCCGTTAACGGGGCACTTAGGGGAATCGGGAAAACCCGAGTGACCTTGGGGTTGTCCTTGATTATGAACCTTACATACGTACTTCTGAACTTTATATTCGTTCATTTCATGGATATGGGGGTTCTAGGCTTAAGTGTGGCTGTGAATATTTCCCGCTATTTGGCTGCGGGTTGCGCACTGTACTACTTGCTCCGTCTGGATGCCAACCTGCGAATTCAACTTAAGGACTTGCTGGACTGGAATTTCTCGATGTTCAAGAAAATCATGTTTATCGGGCTGCCGTTTGCCGCGGAGCAGGTATTTTTTAATGGTGGTAAAATGTTAACCCAAATCTACATCGTTAGCTTAGGCACGTATGCGATTGCAACGAATGCGATCAGTTCGGTTTTCGCTATGCTCTTGCAAATCCCCTCAATCGCTTTGTCAACAGCCTTGGTCACAGTGGTTGGGCAGTGCATAGGGAGGGGCAGTATACAGGATGCCCGCAAATTTACGAGGTCGTTTCTATGGCTATCGTCGGGCTCGCTGGTTCTAACAGGCTTGCTGCTGCTCCCGTTCTTCAAGCCTCTCGTAAGTCTGTTCCACCCGCCAGCGGAAATTATGGACGATCTGTACCTGATTATGCTGGTTAATATGCTCGTCCAAATCCCTCTATGGTCGATCAGTTTTCTGCTGCCTGGGGCGCTGCGAGCTGCAGGTGATTCTCGGTTCACCTCCATTACGGCGATGTTGACTATGTGGTTGTTTCGCGTCGTTCTCGGCTATGTTTTTGGTATCACGCTGGGCTACGGAGTGTTCGGTGTGTGGGCGGCTATGCAATTGGAGTGGGGTGTGCGCGGGGCGATTTTCCTATGGCGTTATCGCGGAGAGGGATGGTACAAGCATCGTCTGGTAGATGCAGCGAGCAAGAAATAAGGGGATAACAGCTTGTCCATTCTGTTCAATTATCAACCCTTGCAGTATGATGGGTTTACATGTTTATATTGGAAAAAGGAGTTCATAGTGCAATGAACAACATACTTATTGTGGATGATGATGCCAACATCCGCGAGCTGAT
Above is a genomic segment from Paenibacillus sp. HWE-109 containing:
- a CDS encoding DUF4183 domain-containing protein, giving the protein MPITKPFMAARRFNATAGDGTGVGVAFNILATATTNDAGTAATAFPTAPAYYNLYINAQLQTADTSTVTTTAITIPGGDTLDPATPIVIEFVVN
- a CDS encoding MATE family efflux transporter, with product MIPLRFKARSHAMLNKYLTGESIDYRQVISLFFPILIDQAFLVGLSLVNTAMISSSGVAAVSAVSMVDSLNLLLVNVFVALATGGTVVVAQYKGSGNDKMVSKAAAASVTTVTLLGLILSLFVLLFYHPILKFLFGTADPEVFTHAGTYLVGSGLSYLGIAFKEAVNGALRGIGKTRVTLGLSLIMNLTYVLLNFIFVHFMDMGVLGLSVAVNISRYLAAGCALYYLLRLDANLRIQLKDLLDWNFSMFKKIMFIGLPFAAEQVFFNGGKMLTQIYIVSLGTYAIATNAISSVFAMLLQIPSIALSTALVTVVGQCIGRGSIQDARKFTRSFLWLSSGSLVLTGLLLLPFFKPLVSLFHPPAEIMDDLYLIMLVNMLVQIPLWSISFLLPGALRAAGDSRFTSITAMLTMWLFRVVLGYVFGITLGYGVFGVWAAMQLEWGVRGAIFLWRYRGEGWYKHRLVDAASKK
- a CDS encoding DUF4183 domain-containing protein, which encodes MLCRNTRKKTRRVPLTRKHMCKKSNSDGKKDCKKKTITACPLPRKKGRKKIIVICKKNRRVACPSPNINVTAPQGIQGPQGLQGLQGLEGLQGLQGLQGLQGLQGLQGALGIQGPQGIQGPPGLPGPSIIPEIIIVPSARRYFYTVISDTQSLVTIPANEFTNDEGRFITAFIVIGPNSYSNLYINGMLQESSLYSLNTNALTIRANNQTIFSGTPIILEIIHFFAQTSY
- a CDS encoding type 1 glutamine amidotransferase domain-containing protein translates to MKKILVVVTSANQIDSEKSTGLWLSEFAEPFIEFSKQGYEITVASPLGGKTPIDSNSVSADLHQEILDAEKFLANTIKVDEVNAEDYDVIFLPGGHGTMFDLPDNGKLQTLLREFYEAGKIVAAVCHGPAGLVNTKLSDGKFLVEGKRITAFTDSEEKAAGLDSYMPFLLESKLRQAGSNFVTAPDWSDHYEVDGNLITGQNPQSTLSVAKAVIAKLN